In Pseudomonas fluorescens, the following are encoded in one genomic region:
- a CDS encoding PTS transporter subunit EIIB, whose protein sequence is MFEKMQRAFWKALTPDLLVEEPKVAARLSTDLPSSVVAALGGLDNLASQQRIAITRVRVQLRDVTRLDEQALRAAGVPGVMVLADGVVHVLTRCPKWD, encoded by the coding sequence ATGTTCGAGAAAATGCAACGGGCGTTCTGGAAGGCATTGACCCCGGATCTGCTGGTGGAAGAGCCGAAGGTGGCTGCCAGGCTTTCTACGGACCTGCCGTCGAGCGTGGTCGCCGCGCTGGGTGGGCTGGATAACCTGGCGTCGCAACAGCGCATTGCGATAACGCGAGTGCGGGTCCAGTTGCGTGATGTAACCCGACTGGACGAACAGGCCTTGCGTGCGGCGGGTGTGCCGGGGGTGATGGTGCTGGCGGATGGCGTGGTGCATGTATTAACCCGGTGCCCAAAGTGGGACTGA
- a CDS encoding polysaccharide deacetylase, which translates to MSSSPQPTWPDQHKACLALAFDLDGPTGDAMLNGSIWRKPEYFGFGGYGPYRALPRILDLLDEFRLPTTFFVPAWVVENWPKQCQAIVERGHEVAYHGYKHESFYALTLEQQKDVMKRSREVFWKHLHIRAEGFRTPSGDWRAETPAMLVEAGVTYSSSMRGDDRPYLVNVPGHATPLVEIPGRWEMDDYASIAYTRAPDFPSGLDRTASYALTLDNWCREYDGAMDEGLCLTTLFHPKITGKPGRILLLEKLFEHMRQRDDVWFATCRDVAQWWLKEHHHG; encoded by the coding sequence ATGTCCTCCTCACCCCAACCCACCTGGCCTGACCAGCACAAAGCCTGCCTGGCCCTGGCCTTCGACCTCGACGGCCCCACCGGCGATGCCATGCTCAACGGCTCGATCTGGCGCAAGCCCGAGTATTTCGGCTTCGGCGGTTATGGCCCGTACCGGGCGCTGCCGCGGATTCTCGATCTGCTCGACGAATTCCGTCTGCCGACGACGTTCTTTGTCCCGGCCTGGGTCGTGGAGAACTGGCCGAAACAGTGTCAGGCGATTGTCGAGCGCGGGCATGAGGTGGCTTATCACGGCTACAAACACGAATCCTTCTACGCCCTGACGCTGGAACAGCAAAAGGACGTGATGAAGCGGTCCCGCGAGGTGTTCTGGAAGCACCTGCACATCCGCGCCGAAGGTTTCCGCACGCCGTCCGGCGACTGGCGGGCCGAAACCCCGGCGATGCTGGTAGAGGCCGGCGTGACTTACTCCAGCAGCATGCGCGGCGATGACCGGCCGTACCTGGTGAATGTTCCGGGCCACGCCACGCCGCTGGTGGAAATCCCCGGTCGCTGGGAAATGGACGACTACGCCTCCATCGCCTATACCCGCGCGCCGGACTTCCCTTCGGGGCTGGACCGTACCGCCAGCTACGCCCTGACCCTGGACAACTGGTGCCGCGAATACGACGGCGCCATGGATGAAGGGCTGTGCCTGACCACCCTGTTCCACCCCAAGATCACCGGCAAACCAGGACGCATCCTGTTGCTGGAAAAACTCTTCGAACACATGCGCCAACGCGACGACGTCTGGTTCGCCACCTGCCGTGACGTCGCCCAGTGGTGGCTGAAGGAACATCACCATGGTTGA
- a CDS encoding polysaccharide deacetylase, translating to MVDSTVWPKGYRCAVVLTVDYNDVHGILTQAPQVAGRDKTLSVWRYGTQRGVERLLALFKELGVSSSWFVPGIVAEENPEHIRAIQAGGHEIACAGYHHQNYDTLDLAAQSADIAKGCAALTALTGQRPTGLRIPAGNGAPGFIEALRDQGIRWSSSWRGDDLPFAHPTAPDVIELPLHYELEDEPYFAFNLSPAVPPAQSRIASYSHTLGNLQMDFAGFHRFGLCYVLRLHPEIIATPGRIGVLRELLEGILQHDDVWIATGADVAQWWAQSAAPITEDHPASVYERHYRDYVL from the coding sequence ATGGTTGATTCCACTGTCTGGCCGAAGGGCTACCGCTGCGCCGTGGTACTGACCGTCGACTACAACGACGTCCACGGCATTCTCACCCAGGCCCCGCAAGTTGCCGGACGCGACAAGACCCTGTCGGTCTGGCGCTACGGCACCCAACGCGGCGTGGAGCGTTTGCTCGCTCTGTTCAAGGAGCTCGGTGTTTCCAGCAGCTGGTTCGTACCCGGTATCGTCGCCGAGGAAAACCCCGAGCATATTCGTGCGATCCAGGCGGGCGGGCATGAGATTGCCTGCGCCGGGTATCACCATCAGAACTACGACACCCTCGACCTCGCCGCGCAGAGCGCCGACATCGCCAAAGGATGCGCGGCGTTGACGGCGCTGACCGGTCAGCGTCCCACCGGTTTGCGCATCCCCGCCGGCAACGGTGCACCGGGCTTCATCGAGGCGTTGAGGGATCAAGGCATTCGCTGGTCGTCGTCTTGGCGTGGTGATGACTTGCCGTTCGCTCACCCGACCGCGCCCGACGTGATCGAGTTGCCCCTGCATTACGAACTGGAGGATGAACCCTACTTCGCCTTCAATCTCAGCCCGGCGGTGCCGCCGGCGCAATCGCGGATCGCATCCTACAGCCACACCCTGGGCAACCTGCAAATGGACTTCGCCGGGTTTCATCGCTTCGGCCTGTGCTACGTGTTGCGCCTGCATCCGGAAATCATCGCTACGCCGGGGCGCATTGGTGTGTTGCGTGAGTTGCTCGAAGGGATTTTGCAGCACGATGACGTGTGGATCGCTACCGGTGCTGATGTCGCCCAGTGGTGGGCGCAATCCGCAGCGCCGATCACTGAAGATCATCCGGCGTCGGTGTATGAGCGGCATTATCGGGACTACGTGCTATGA
- a CDS encoding ABC transporter substrate-binding protein: MKNFVIPAVLAGVMASGFTFAAELPASIKAKGEVVVAIMPNYPPMDFKDPATNTLTGLDVDLGNALAERLGVKIKWQETGFEQMINALTTDRVDMVMSGMTDTAERQASVTFVDYFTSGPQFYTLQKNKDTNEIIDLCGKKVGTSRRTTFPAEIAEWSKANCEAAGKPAINVIGTEGSADARAQLRQSRIDAAMQGSETLPYLKTQEKDMYKTVGLPISKQFTGLGVSKKKPELSEAVKVAMQSMVDDGSYQAILKKWDLELGAIKTVTVNAGK, translated from the coding sequence ATGAAGAACTTCGTTATTCCAGCTGTACTCGCAGGCGTTATGGCATCCGGCTTCACCTTCGCTGCCGAATTGCCGGCCAGCATCAAGGCCAAGGGCGAGGTCGTTGTGGCGATCATGCCGAACTACCCGCCGATGGACTTCAAGGACCCGGCCACCAACACCCTCACCGGCCTCGACGTTGACCTGGGCAACGCCTTGGCCGAACGCCTGGGCGTGAAGATCAAATGGCAGGAAACCGGTTTCGAGCAAATGATCAACGCGCTGACCACCGACCGCGTCGACATGGTGATGTCGGGCATGACCGACACCGCCGAGCGTCAGGCCAGTGTGACCTTCGTCGACTACTTCACCAGCGGTCCGCAGTTCTACACCTTGCAGAAAAACAAGGACACCAACGAGATCATCGACCTGTGCGGCAAGAAAGTCGGCACCAGCCGACGTACCACCTTCCCGGCGGAAATCGCCGAGTGGAGCAAGGCCAACTGCGAAGCCGCCGGCAAGCCTGCGATCAACGTGATCGGCACTGAAGGCTCGGCAGACGCCCGCGCGCAACTGCGTCAAAGCCGTATCGACGCGGCCATGCAGGGCAGCGAAACCCTGCCGTACCTCAAGACCCAGGAAAAGGACATGTACAAAACCGTGGGCCTGCCGATTTCCAAGCAGTTCACCGGGCTGGGCGTGAGCAAGAAAAAGCCTGAGCTGAGTGAAGCGGTGAAAGTGGCGATGCAGAGCATGGTCGATGACGGCAGTTACCAGGCGATCCTGAAGAAGTGGGATCTGGAACTGGGTGCGATCAAGACGGTGACGGTTAACGCCGGGAAGTAA
- a CDS encoding MFS transporter, whose amino-acid sequence MATYSLVIRRLMIVSLTIVVSRAITSPLLTLFLSNKLGLNQQDVGLLLGIAVFIATLLALYGGYIIDRLEKRRLLILAMLSSAIGFVLLTFAENLYLTTATLVITETASALFLIGSKAILSENLPMGQRAKAFSLRYTLTNIGYATGPMLGVVIAGVYPIAPFLIAGGIAFFSIFLMIGIPRDSAQTPAIGQPQSFLKTLVTLKNDRTLIMFTCGCLLSTVVHGRFTLYLSQYLLVTHDSKRALEIMAALLACNAISVILLQYQIGRFLNREKLRYWIAAGTSLFILGLIGFSLADSMVSWCVAMFIFTLGEMIIYPAEFLFVDTLAPEELRGSYYGAQNLAALGGALSPVICGFLLMHTPAPTMFYALSALTAMGGLLCFMSGRRVAMVQK is encoded by the coding sequence GTGGCCACTTACTCGCTCGTTATCCGCCGCTTGATGATCGTTTCACTGACCATCGTGGTCAGCCGCGCCATCACCAGCCCCTTGCTCACGCTGTTCCTGAGCAACAAGCTGGGCCTCAACCAACAGGACGTTGGCTTGCTGCTCGGTATCGCGGTGTTCATCGCCACCCTGCTGGCTCTTTACGGCGGCTATATCATCGACCGCCTGGAAAAGCGCCGGCTGCTGATCCTGGCGATGCTCTCCAGCGCCATCGGCTTCGTGCTGCTGACCTTTGCCGAAAACCTCTACCTGACCACCGCCACCCTGGTGATCACCGAGACCGCTTCAGCGCTGTTCCTCATCGGCTCCAAAGCGATCCTCAGCGAAAACCTGCCCATGGGCCAGCGGGCCAAGGCGTTTTCCCTGCGCTACACGCTGACCAACATCGGCTATGCCACAGGCCCCATGCTCGGCGTGGTGATTGCCGGGGTCTATCCGATCGCACCCTTCCTGATTGCCGGTGGCATCGCGTTCTTCAGCATCTTCCTGATGATCGGCATTCCCAGGGATTCGGCGCAGACACCCGCCATCGGGCAACCCCAGAGTTTCCTGAAAACCCTGGTCACCCTGAAAAACGACCGCACCCTGATCATGTTCACTTGCGGCTGCCTGCTCAGCACCGTGGTGCACGGGCGTTTCACCCTCTACTTGTCGCAATACCTGCTGGTGACCCACGATTCCAAACGCGCCCTGGAAATCATGGCCGCCCTGCTCGCCTGCAACGCCATCAGCGTGATCCTGCTGCAGTACCAGATCGGCCGGTTCCTCAATCGCGAGAAGCTGCGCTACTGGATTGCCGCGGGCACCAGCCTGTTCATCCTTGGCCTGATCGGCTTCAGCCTGGCCGACAGCATGGTGAGTTGGTGCGTGGCGATGTTCATCTTCACCCTCGGTGAAATGATCATTTACCCGGCCGAGTTCCTCTTCGTTGACACCCTGGCCCCGGAAGAGCTGCGCGGCAGCTATTACGGAGCCCAGAACCTCGCGGCCCTCGGTGGCGCCCTGAGCCCGGTGATTTGTGGCTTTCTATTGATGCACACCCCCGCACCCACGATGTTCTATGCCTTGAGCGCACTGACCGCGATGGGTGGGCTCCTGTGCTTCATGAGCGGTCGTCGGGTGGCTATGGTGCAAAAATAA
- a CDS encoding MmgE/PrpD family protein: MTERMQRLAKFCVDTRFEDLPPALVEQAKRHILDTFGATLAGADSEVAKTARQVFEDETGDTLVWSTRQRVGAAQAAMLNGIAAHALELDDTGGCDHSGAVVLPAVMAAVSMAGQPVSGREFITAVVIGYEVGRRVLEACGGYSAHNGAGWHSTATCGVFGAAAASARIFRLNAGQTLSALGIAGSFSGGLWAFIHDGSQSKKLHSGRAAEGGLLAARFAQQGISGPTRLFEDVWGGFLQTLASATSTPEALDADLGAVWKLARCSIKPYASCRGTHSAIDALGLLLDQLNVPVDQVEDIQVSLCSFLKDMCGGQDVGTLAAAQMSLTYALAARLVHGHCRLQAYDDEARNDPRIVQWMSRIRLEVDPLLSEDGEPVVTLRTVDGRQASLCVEVPLGAPGNPLSDELLAEKFFSLATRVMPREQAQALFEQLCRLDALESVRSLDRWMA; this comes from the coding sequence ATGACAGAGCGCATGCAACGACTGGCGAAATTTTGCGTGGATACGCGGTTCGAGGACCTGCCGCCCGCACTGGTGGAACAAGCCAAGCGCCACATCCTCGATACTTTCGGCGCGACCCTCGCCGGGGCAGACAGCGAAGTCGCGAAAACGGCACGGCAGGTATTCGAAGACGAAACGGGCGACACCTTGGTCTGGAGCACTCGCCAGCGGGTCGGCGCCGCTCAGGCAGCCATGCTCAACGGCATCGCCGCCCATGCCCTGGAACTGGACGACACCGGTGGCTGCGACCACTCCGGCGCCGTGGTGCTGCCGGCGGTCATGGCGGCGGTGTCGATGGCCGGGCAACCGGTGAGCGGCCGCGAGTTCATCACGGCCGTGGTGATCGGTTACGAAGTCGGGCGCCGGGTGCTCGAAGCTTGCGGCGGCTACTCAGCCCATAACGGCGCTGGCTGGCACTCCACGGCGACCTGCGGGGTGTTCGGCGCGGCAGCCGCCAGTGCACGGATTTTTCGATTGAATGCCGGGCAAACCTTGTCGGCACTGGGCATCGCCGGCAGCTTCAGCGGTGGCTTGTGGGCTTTCATCCACGACGGCTCGCAAAGTAAAAAACTGCACAGTGGCCGGGCCGCCGAAGGGGGTTTGCTGGCGGCGCGGTTTGCGCAGCAGGGCATCAGTGGTCCAACAAGGTTATTCGAGGATGTCTGGGGCGGCTTTTTGCAGACACTTGCCAGCGCCACCTCAACCCCCGAAGCACTGGATGCCGATCTCGGTGCCGTATGGAAACTCGCCCGCTGCTCGATCAAGCCCTACGCCTCGTGTCGCGGCACGCATTCGGCCATCGATGCGTTGGGGCTTTTGCTCGACCAATTGAATGTGCCGGTCGATCAGGTCGAAGACATACAGGTTTCGCTGTGCAGTTTTCTCAAGGACATGTGTGGCGGCCAGGATGTCGGCACCCTCGCCGCGGCGCAGATGAGCCTGACGTATGCACTGGCGGCACGGCTGGTACATGGTCATTGTCGATTGCAGGCCTATGACGATGAAGCGCGCAACGATCCACGCATCGTCCAGTGGATGTCACGCATTCGCCTTGAAGTGGACCCGCTACTGTCCGAGGATGGCGAGCCCGTGGTGACACTGCGGACCGTGGACGGTCGGCAAGCGAGCCTGTGCGTTGAAGTGCCGTTGGGCGCGCCGGGTAATCCGCTGAGTGATGAGCTGCTTGCGGAGAAGTTTTTCAGTTTGGCGACGCGGGTGATGCCGCGGGAGCAGGCGCAGGCGTTGTTTGAGCAGTTGTGCCGGCTTGACGCACTTGAATCGGTTCGTTCGCTGGATCGGTGGATGGCTTGA
- a CDS encoding amino acid ABC transporter ATP-binding protein has protein sequence MRSIVKAVSLNKYYDHFHALKDINIEVEQGEVLCIIGPSGSGKSTLLRCVNQLEKIDKGGLWVDGELVGYRIAGNKLHELNESQIARQRLATGMVFQRFNLFPHMTVLQNIIEGPCQVLKRSPKEAHEEALELLARVGLADKRNSYPIELSGGQQQRVAIARALAMRPKLMLFDEPTSALDPELVGEVLSVMRDLAQTGMTMIVVTHELGFAREVSNRMVFMDEGQIVEAGSPEEILISPQNPRTQSFISAVRT, from the coding sequence ATGAGAAGCATCGTCAAGGCCGTGAGCCTGAACAAGTACTACGACCATTTCCACGCGCTCAAGGACATCAACATCGAAGTCGAGCAAGGCGAAGTGCTGTGCATCATCGGCCCGTCTGGCTCCGGCAAGAGCACCTTGCTGCGCTGCGTCAACCAGCTGGAAAAGATCGACAAGGGCGGCCTGTGGGTCGACGGCGAACTGGTGGGTTACCGCATCGCCGGCAACAAACTGCACGAACTCAACGAGTCGCAGATCGCCCGTCAGCGCCTGGCGACCGGCATGGTGTTCCAGCGCTTCAACCTGTTCCCGCACATGACTGTGCTGCAAAACATCATCGAAGGGCCGTGCCAGGTGCTCAAGCGTTCGCCCAAAGAGGCGCACGAAGAAGCCCTGGAATTGCTCGCCCGCGTCGGCCTGGCCGACAAACGCAACAGCTACCCGATCGAGCTGTCGGGTGGTCAGCAACAACGCGTCGCCATTGCTCGTGCATTGGCCATGCGCCCCAAGCTGATGCTGTTCGATGAACCCACTTCGGCACTCGACCCGGAACTGGTCGGTGAGGTGCTGTCGGTGATGCGCGATCTGGCGCAGACCGGCATGACCATGATCGTCGTCACCCATGAACTGGGCTTCGCTCGCGAGGTTTCCAACCGCATGGTGTTCATGGACGAAGGACAGATCGTGGAGGCTGGAAGCCCCGAAGAAATACTAATAAGTCCGCAAAACCCACGCACCCAAAGCTTCATTTCTGCCGTTCGAACCTAA